ACATCCAGCTGTAAAAAAAGATTTCGAATCTTGGATGCAGGAATTTAAGAATTTTGATTATGTTGTTTATGAGGCAGCTATTTTATTTGAAAGCGGTCGTTATAAAGAATGCGATGTTATTATAACCGTTACTGCTCCAGAAGAAGTTAGAATCGAAAGAGTTATAAAACGCGATAGAACTACAAGAGAACAAGTTTTAAGCAGAATGAAAATGCAGTGGAATGACGAAAAACGAATTTCTAAGAGCAATTTCGTGATTAATAACAATAATCTTAAAATTGCTAAGGAAGAAGTTGTTAAAATTCTTAAAATTTTAAATATAAAACAAAATCAGTCTTAAATGTTAATATTTGGTTAATGTATTATTTAGTATATTGTTAAAATATTAATTTTGTTTCGATGAATAAATTATTTTTTAGAATACTTGTTTTATTGATGAGTTTGTCCTTAATCGGGATAATTCTGGTTCAAGTATTTTGGTTCAATTCTTCGTTCAAGAATAATGAAGAACAATTTAAATACCACGTTACTCAAGTAATTGGAAATGTTGCAGATAAACTGGAACAGCAAGAGGAGTACAGTTTCTACGACAAATACAACCGTATTAAAGACAGCACGGGTAAAATTCCAAAAAAAGAAGATTTACTAGAAGTACTTTATGTACAAAGAAACCCAAAAACGAATAAAACAATTGTTTATTCGAGTACTTTGACATCTGAAGATTACGACATAAACGGATCTCTTTTTAACAAAAAGTTCAGTAGTGAGCGTTTTAAAAATTTTAGTTCAAAAAGAGTGACCGAAGTTTATAATAACAACGGTGGAATTGATAATAACGGTTTAGGACAGAGTATCATTCCTGATCTGAAAATTGAAAAATCAGGAAGTTTAGATATTCTAAATAAAGTGCAGCAACAGATTCAATATAAAGATATTGCTTCTTTAACTCCAATAGAAGGAAGGGTTACAAAAGACAAGCTTTATAAATTATTGAAAAAAGAGCTGGAAGAATATGAAGTTAAAACCAAGTTTGAATTCGCAATATACAGTAATGGAATTCCAACCAAGATTAAATCTGATGGATTTCATTCTTTAGATAAAGAAGCAACTTACAGTATTCCGGTTTTTACTGATAATGAAGGAAATAGTAAATATGAATTATCAGTTACGTTTCCGCACAAAAAGAAGTTCTTATTATCTGAATTATTAAGTATTACTATTCTATCGATAGTTTTTACTTTGATCATAATTGTGGCTTACACGAGTGCATTAAATCAATTACTGCGTCAAAAACATATTTCTGAGATCAAAACAGATTTTATAAATAATATGACGCATGAATTTAAAACACCAATTGCGACAATAAATTTAGCACTAGATGCTATTAGAAGTCCTAAGGTAATTGAAGATAAGGAAAAGGTTTATCGATATCTTCAAATGATTAGAGATGAAAATAAAAGAATGCATGCTCAGGTCGAAAATGTACTGCGTATTTCTAAACTGGAAAAAAGAGAGCTTGATATTACAAAAGAACCTACTGTAGTTACTGATATAATTGATGATGCAATAGAACATGTAAATCTAATATTAGAAGATAGACAAGGTACAGTAGAAAGGCATTATGATGCTGCAAGAACAACAGTTTTGATTAATGAAGTTCATTTTACCAATGTATTGGTTAATATTTTGGAAAATGCCATAAAATATTCTCCGGATGTTCCTAAGATCGAAGTCTTTACAGAGAATGTAAAAGACATGATTTTGATAAAAGTTAGAGATCACGGATTAGGAATGAGTAAGATAGCTCAAAAGCGAGTTTTCGAAAAGTTCTATAGAGAACATACAGGAGATTTGCACAACGTAAAAGGCCACGGTTTAGGTTTGGCCTATGTAAAAAGAATTGTAGAAGACCATAATGGTCAAGTA
This portion of the Flavobacterium panacagri genome encodes:
- the coaE gene encoding dephospho-CoA kinase (Dephospho-CoA kinase (CoaE) performs the final step in coenzyme A biosynthesis.), giving the protein MTKVIGLTGGIGSGKTTIANYFEEMGVPVYIADNGAKNVMKSEEIIEEVKNAFGQDIFDGEVLNRAKLAQIVFNDKVQLAKLNSIVHPAVKKDFESWMQEFKNFDYVVYEAAILFESGRYKECDVIITVTAPEEVRIERVIKRDRTTREQVLSRMKMQWNDEKRISKSNFVINNNNLKIAKEEVVKILKILNIKQNQS
- a CDS encoding sensor histidine kinase, with the protein product MNKLFFRILVLLMSLSLIGIILVQVFWFNSSFKNNEEQFKYHVTQVIGNVADKLEQQEEYSFYDKYNRIKDSTGKIPKKEDLLEVLYVQRNPKTNKTIVYSSTLTSEDYDINGSLFNKKFSSERFKNFSSKRVTEVYNNNGGIDNNGLGQSIIPDLKIEKSGSLDILNKVQQQIQYKDIASLTPIEGRVTKDKLYKLLKKELEEYEVKTKFEFAIYSNGIPTKIKSDGFHSLDKEATYSIPVFTDNEGNSKYELSVTFPHKKKFLLSELLSITILSIVFTLIIIVAYTSALNQLLRQKHISEIKTDFINNMTHEFKTPIATINLALDAIRSPKVIEDKEKVYRYLQMIRDENKRMHAQVENVLRISKLEKRELDITKEPTVVTDIIDDAIEHVNLILEDRQGTVERHYDAARTTVLINEVHFTNVLVNILENAIKYSPDVPKIEVFTENVKDMILIKVRDHGLGMSKIAQKRVFEKFYREHTGDLHNVKGHGLGLAYVKRIVEDHNGQVYVESEKGKGSTFIIKIPLIN